The Streptomyces kanamyceticus genome window below encodes:
- a CDS encoding TetR/AcrR family transcriptional regulator gives MVHTAKGTHAAGKGVPVARGGRGRPRSEAVEQAIIEGVVRLLEDGVSLTELSIERIARTAGVGKATIYRRWDGKEALFVDVLSVFEEPDPELPGTSVRDDLVVILEGLRRRGLTMRSSALLHNVFAQMKALPKLWDAYHSTVIEPRRRTMVEVLRRGMAEGVLRTDVDIEMANDLFVGPMLLRTVMRPDAPLDDDLAERIVDTVLEGLRPQTS, from the coding sequence GTGGTCCACACCGCCAAGGGAACGCACGCCGCAGGAAAGGGCGTGCCCGTCGCGCGGGGCGGCCGCGGCCGCCCCAGGAGCGAGGCCGTGGAGCAGGCGATCATCGAGGGCGTGGTGCGGCTCCTGGAGGACGGGGTGTCGCTCACGGAGCTGTCCATCGAGCGGATCGCCCGCACCGCGGGCGTCGGCAAGGCCACCATCTACCGGCGCTGGGACGGCAAGGAGGCACTCTTCGTCGACGTACTGAGCGTCTTCGAGGAGCCGGACCCCGAGCTGCCCGGCACCTCGGTGCGCGACGATCTGGTGGTCATCCTGGAGGGCCTGCGCCGCCGCGGCCTCACGATGCGCTCCTCGGCGCTGCTGCACAACGTCTTCGCGCAGATGAAGGCCCTGCCCAAGCTGTGGGACGCCTACCACAGCACGGTCATCGAGCCCCGCCGCCGCACCATGGTCGAGGTGCTGCGGCGGGGCATGGCCGAGGGCGTGCTCCGCACGGACGTCGACATCGAGATGGCCAACGACCTCTTCGTCGGCCCCATGCTGCTGCGCACGGTGATGCGCCCCGACGCGCCGCTCGACGACGACCTCGCGGAACGGATCGTCGACACGGTCCTCGAAGGGCTGCGACCGCAGACGTCCTAG
- a CDS encoding endonuclease/exonuclease/phosphatase family protein: protein MAQAYKTETDSEGSGPERPGSWFRRLVDGWRGDPGIWRRGLVTAGAALLIALVMLFHAQIPNNIGNLGSLTETFLPWLGVFVPVIVVIAVVRKSATALIAVLLPTIIWINQFGGLISDKSGGEGDLTVATHNVNADNTDPTGTAQDVAASGADVLALEELTADAVPTYEKALSRIYKYHSVKGTVGVWSKYPLADTKPVDIKLGWVRALRTTVDTPKGEVAVYVAHLPSVRVKLDAGFTANQRDESADALGDAISKEKLGKVILLGDLNGTMNDRALNGVTAQMRSTQGAAGNGFGFSWPASFPMARIDQIMVKGVEPVSSWTLPKTNSDHLPIAARVELSE from the coding sequence ATGGCGCAGGCGTACAAGACGGAGACGGACAGCGAAGGCTCGGGGCCCGAGCGTCCGGGGTCCTGGTTCCGGCGCCTGGTGGACGGCTGGCGCGGCGACCCCGGCATCTGGCGGCGCGGCCTGGTCACCGCGGGTGCCGCGCTCCTGATCGCCCTGGTGATGCTGTTCCACGCCCAGATCCCCAACAACATCGGCAACCTCGGCAGCCTCACCGAGACCTTCCTGCCCTGGCTCGGCGTCTTCGTCCCGGTGATCGTCGTCATCGCGGTGGTGCGCAAGTCCGCCACCGCCCTGATCGCGGTGCTGCTGCCCACGATCATCTGGATCAACCAGTTCGGCGGCCTGATCAGCGACAAGTCGGGCGGCGAGGGCGACCTGACCGTCGCCACGCACAACGTGAACGCGGACAACACCGACCCGACGGGCACGGCCCAGGACGTCGCCGCCTCCGGCGCGGACGTGCTGGCCCTCGAAGAGCTCACCGCGGACGCCGTACCGACGTACGAGAAGGCGCTCTCGCGCATCTACAAGTACCACTCGGTCAAGGGCACGGTCGGCGTGTGGAGCAAGTACCCGCTGGCCGACACCAAGCCCGTGGACATCAAGCTGGGCTGGGTCCGCGCGCTGCGGACCACCGTCGACACCCCCAAGGGCGAGGTCGCCGTCTACGTGGCGCACCTGCCGTCGGTGCGCGTGAAGCTCGACGCGGGCTTCACCGCCAACCAGCGCGACGAGAGCGCCGACGCGCTCGGCGACGCCATCTCCAAGGAGAAGCTCGGCAAGGTCATCCTGCTCGGCGACCTGAACGGCACGATGAACGACCGCGCCCTGAACGGCGTCACCGCGCAGATGCGCTCCACGCAGGGCGCGGCGGGCAACGGCTTCGGCTTCAGCTGGCCCGCGTCGTTCCCGATGGCCCGCATCGACCAGATCATGGTCAAGGGCGTCGAGCCGGTCTCCTCCTGGACGCTGCCGAAGACGAACAGCGATCACCTGCCGATCGCGGCGCGGGTCGAGCTCTCCGAGTAG